One stretch of Oncorhynchus clarkii lewisi isolate Uvic-CL-2024 chromosome 3, UVic_Ocla_1.0, whole genome shotgun sequence DNA includes these proteins:
- the LOC139389373 gene encoding 28S rRNA (cytosine-C(5))-methyltransferase-like codes for MGRKLDPTTYVKKGPGRKSRKQKGAETELAKFLTDEDTAPKRLSSRSRKRAGKRAQVTKKPKESIEKEEPKKGFTDENSEWLKPAKRKREVGQSDNEDDSDSQWEQEEDEGQEGGENNKGKNILIEGDGDDDDDLVDDYGALEDSSEGEGEVDGDGEELLPIERAARKQKKLQEAMGQESGDDDDDDNKGKSGDEDMDEDDTVQANLDDMDKFILPGAEEIAKEGVLLVDLQTIHQRIKDNVDVLSHFATKREEGKERTEYLSLLKKDLSTYYSYNNFLIDKLLDIFPVSELIDFLEANEIQRPVTIRTNTLKTRRRDLAQALINRGVNLDPLGKWSKVGLVIFDSSVPIGATPEYLAGHYMLQGASSFLPVMALSPQEGETVLDMSSAPGGKTTYMAQLMRNTGVIVANDASADRLKSVVGNIHRLGVTNSMICNYDGRQFPKVMGGFDRVLLDAPCSGTGVISKDPAVKTSKDESDIQRLAHLQKELILAAIDSVNAESPSGGYLVYCTCSIMVEENEWVVDYALKKRNVKLVQTGLDFGKEGFTRFKERRFHPSLKLSRRFYPHSHNMDGFFVAKLKKFSNTVPTTAVDKDGEEETEPSEAVEVTADSSDEDMPSKAGSKNKSKKQKPVPGTPTVSQKATANGKPAKSIGKKTTNPSTLKKNEKPTGPKKAKIAKMDGGTVKVDGELKKSNTVKTEGETTKQSKEGSRFEKKGDKQRKSPMQSKKRMGKNKFNKLKKLLKKEEVGQ; via the exons ATGGGCAGGAAGTTGGATCCCACCACTTATGTGAAGAAGGGGCCGGGGCGGAAGTCCAGGAAGCAGAAAGGAGCAGAGACTGAGCTGGCCAAGTTCTTAACGGATG aGGATACTGCACCAAAACGACTGTCAAGCAGGTCCAGGAAAAG AGCTGGGAAGCGAGCTCAAGTGACCAAAAAGCCCAAGGAAAGCATTGAGAAGGAGGAGCCAAAAAAAG GATTCACAGATGAAAACAGTGAATGGCTGAAGCCAGCAAAGAGGAAGCGTGAGGTCGGCCAATCAGATAACGAGGACGACAGTGACAGCCAATGGGAGCAGGAAGAGGACGAGggacaagagggaggggagaacaaTAAAGGGAAAAACATTCTAATTGAGGGAGATGGTGATGATGACGATGACCTGGTTGATGACTACGGTGCATTGGAGGACAGCagtgaaggagagggggaagtagaTGGTGATGGAGAGGAG CTGCTCCCCATCGAGCGAGCTGCCAGGAAGCAGAAGAAGCTGCAGGAAGCAATGGGCCAGGagagtggtgatgatgatgatgatgataataaggGGAAGAGTGGagatgaagacatggatgaaGATGACACGGTACAGGCTAATTTAGATGATATGGACAAATTCATACTACCTGGAGCAGAGGAGATAGCAAAAGAGG GTGTTTTGCTTGTAGACCTGCAGACCATCCACCAGAGAATAAAGGACAACGTGGATGTTCTCTCTCACTTTGCaaccaagagagaggaggggaaagagagaacagagtacctctctctcctcaaaAAGGATCTTTCCACTTACTACAGCTACAACAATTTCCTCATAGACAAACTGCTGGATATCTTCCCAGTGTCAGAG CTGATTGATTTCCTGGAGGCCAATGAAATTCAGCGACCTGTCACCATTCGGACCAATACACTGAAGACAAGGAGGAGGGACTTGGCTCAG GCCCTGATCAACAGAGGGGTGAATCTGGATCCTCTGGGGAAGTGGTCTAAAGTGGGCCTGGTCATCTTCGACTCCTCGGTACCCATCG GTGCGACCCCAGAGTACCTAGCTGGTCACTACATGCTGCAGGGAGCCTCCAGCTTCCTGCCTGTCATGGCTCTCTCTCCCCAGGAGGGGGAGACTGTGCTCGACATGAGCTCAGCTCCTGGGGGAAAGACCACCTATATGG CCCAGTTGATGAGGAACACAGGTGTGATTGTGGCCAATGATGCCAGTGCTGACAGACTGAAGAGTGTGGTGGGCAACATCCACCGTCTGGGAGTCACCAACTCAATGATCTGTAACTACGACGGGAGGCAGTTCCCTAAG GTAATGGGTGGGTTTGACAGAGTGCTGCTTGATGCTCCCTGCTCAGGCACAGGAGTAATCTCCAAAGACCCTGCTGTGAAGACCAGTAAA GACGAGTCTGACATCCAGCGGTTGGCCCATCTGCAGAAGGAGCTCATCCTGGCGGCCATCGACTCGGTCAACGCTGAGTCTCCCTCTGGAGGCTATCTGGTGTACTGCACATGCTCTATAATG GTGGAGGAGAACGAGTGGGTAGTGGACTATGCTCTTAAGAAAAGAAACGTCAAACTCGTCCAGACTGGACTGGACTTTGGCAAAGAAGGTTTCACCAG ATTCAAAGAGAGACGATTCCATCCCTCTCTGAAACTCTCACGCCGGTTCTATCCTCATTCCCACAACATGGACGGTTTCTTTGTGGCCAAGCTGAAAAAGTTCTCCAACACGGTCCCAACCACAGCAGTTGACAAAG ACGGAGAAGAGGAAACCGAGCCATCTGAGGCAGTAGAGGTTACAGCTGATTCCTCTGATGAGGACATGCCATCTAAAGCAGGGTCTAAGAACAAGTCCAAGAAGCAGAAGCCAGTCCCTGGCACGCCAACTGTGTCACAGAAGGCCACAGCCAACGGGAAGCCAGCCAAAAGCATCGGCAAGAAAACAACAAACCCAAGCACCTTGAAAAAGAATGAGAAACCAACTGGGCCGAAAAAGGCAAAGATCGCTAAGATGGATGGTGGGACTGTGAAAGTGGATGGAGAGCTCAAGAAGtccaacacagtcaaaacagaaGGGGAAACGACCAAACAGTCAAAGGAAGGGAGCAGGTTTGAGAAAAAGGGCGATAAACAGAGGAAATCCCCCATGCAGAGCAAGAAGAGAATGGGGAAGAACAAATTCAATAAGTTGAAGAAGCTGCTGAAAAAAGAAGAGGTTGGACAATGA
- the LOC139405763 gene encoding inhibitor of growth protein 4-like, protein MAAGMYLEHYLDSIENLPFELQRNFNLMRDLDQRTEDLKGQIDSLAKDYTSNARTLSSEQKLTILRQIQQSYSKSKEFGDDKVQLAMQTYEMVDKHIRRLDTDLARFEADLKEKQIESTDYDSTSSKGKKCESRGLKEKKVAKTRSKVKSSDEDGSPKSAQKKVKLLQPGEFTAPAANFGNVHPSDVLDMPVDPNEPTYCLCHQVSYGEMIGCDNTDCSIEWFHFACVGLTTKPRGKWYCPRCSQDRKRK, encoded by the exons ATGGCGGCGGGAATGTATTTGGAACACTATTTGGACA GCATAGAGAACCTGCCATTTGAACTGCAGAGGAACTTCAATTTGATGAGGGACTTGGATCAACGTACGGAGG ATCTAAAGGGTCAGATCGACTCCCTGGCAAAGGATTACACATCCAACGCCAGGACCCTCTCGTCTGAACAGAAGCTTACTATTCTGAGGCAGATCCAGCAGTCGTACAGCAAAAGCAAGGAGTTTGGGGATGACAAAGTGCAACTGGCCATGCAGACTTATGAGATG GTGGACAAGCACATCCGGAGACTGGACACAGACCTGGCCCGCTTTGAGGCCGACCTGAAGGAGAAGCAGATAGAGAGCACAGACTATGATTCCACCTCCAGTAAGGGAAAGAAAT GTGAGTCCAGGGGGCTGAAAGAGAAGAAGGTGGCTAAAACTCGGTCTAAAGTGAAAAGCTCAGATGAAGATGGCAGTCCGAAGAGTGCACAGAAGAAAGTCAAACTTCTCCAGCC GGGGGAGTTCACTGCTCCAGCTGCTAATTTTGGGAATGTGCATCCCTCTGACGTGCTGGACATGCCAGTGGACCCCAATGAGCCCACCTACTGCCTGTGTCACCAGGTGTCCTATGGAGAGATGATTGGCTGTGACAACACAGAC TGTTCCATCGAGTGGTTCCACTTTGCCTGCGTGGGCCTGACGACGAAACCAAGAGGGAAATG GTATTGTCCACGCTGCTCtcaagacagaaagagaaagtaa
- the LOC139389453 gene encoding condensin complex subunit 1 — MSWDFFVPVCVGDLVKTGGINQYVVQDVVSPKQLPSHLNSFKAALRSQGPLCILEHFDTGYTVLQHCHKVDMSVKEDTLELLIQVVSGLSVSLPSLLLNASLSAPDRKEQLNAVKMSVFLLCKLTEILESDSYRQSIVTAPSKGSKKGKAAGEGLLQWDSERETVLQALTQLLQLDIRSLWSLSLVEEEFISCVTCCCYKLLENPTISHVKNKPTRDAIIHLLGVQVKKYNHLLGASVKVIQLLQHFEQLSSVCAQAVSVWSTEYGVKAIVGEVMREIGQKSSEELAREGSGVKAFSSFLSELGTLVPDTMIPNISVLLTHLEGESPSLRVAVCEVLGEVLVRVLSGDGLDESGRADRDRFMDTLQEHLHDTHSYVRARVLQVYTRIVNSKALPLNRYSEVMGLAVGRLMDKSINVVKSAIQLLAAFIAHNPYSCKLSSADLKKPLEKEMDKLRELRERLQENAPVAVIKASELWAAMEPELLLTVRAELEPTSEGEQQEREEDEVGEEDDRATAVQIAQFLRVNKYRNAVRLCVLAHSLFPESEMFSSLTTLTPETLLDTLALLFKGPDQDTSEIREDLPSTPQKERAGDGGKEGVEESELKKQEMLLQYLKDTESFALQVERAIAVINTMLYWKTTSVVQEAVQFCVTVCEFSVANSLTGVRKMLPLVWSTDAAIKDAVVQAYRRLYLNPQGDNTRAKAQTLVDSLSELMVDASLGTIQCLEEIVQEFFGGGSSLQSTVVQVLWERFTGKRETSSLHRRAAVLLLGMAARAEREVVLSNLDTLCSVALGEKLTEDFLLARDSVITICNITDHVRQCKGAPFRLPQDNQLFTCLTQAIAEGVVMADPHWQSFMEQAVRLLYFLSESPDQLCSRLLQRCSRLLLDQIAEGGEMLANKDVSQLPANKDVSQLPGASQDPEEQGEQVPAVSCVSLAQLLSLCGCVAFWQVSHLERSVSTELRRRRGETEEREEKAKVPSRKAKQAANDSSVEEELGLMGASAEDTEAELIRKICETELLAEENLLCSFLPLLVRVCSSPGRYCHPQLTTAACLALSQYMMISPSVCEEHIRLLFTVLERSSLPVVRANAIIGLGDLTVRFPNILEPWTQNLYTRLSDENPAVRQTAVTVLTQLVLKDVLKVKGQVSEVAVLLIDPQTHIASLALNFFNELASKDNAIYNLLPDIISRLSDPERAMNEEDFHTIMKQLFSYITKERQTESLVEKLCQRFRTAKTERQWCDLAVSLSLLSMCERGLKRLQECWECYSDKLTETGVYQPLLSITAKLRRGAKPQLKVQVEEFEKRLTAVHTRGLENVESPEMETKRPEGAGSSQNTTHTPLPNKGRGGRPKRGQARPSVSSCHDDSFVTPKPTRKSSKKAVITFSSDEEEEEEDAVMAESETPKVTTPIARTSRRARLRH; from the exons ATGTCGTGGGACTTCTTTGTGCCTGTGTGCGTGGGTGACCTGGTGAAGACTGGGGGCATTAACCAGTACGTGGTTCAGGATGTCGTCTCCCCTAAACAACTGCCCTCCCATCTCAACA GTTTCAAGGCTGCACTGAGAAGCCAGGGTCCATTGTGTATCCTGGAACACTTTGACACGGGTTACACTGTGCTGCA GCATTGCCATAAAGTGGACATGAGTGTGAAAGAGGACACCCTGGAGTTACTCATACAAG TGGTGAGTGGCCTGTCCGTCTCCctgccctccctcctcctcaacgCCTCACTCTCCGCCCCGGACCGCAAGGAGCAGCTCAATGCTGTCAAAATGAGTGTATTCCTCCTCTGCAAGCTCACAGAAATCCTGGAGAGTGACTCTTACAGGCAGAGTATCGTCACTGCACCCAGTAAG GGCAGTAAGAAGGGGAAGGCTGCAGGAGAAGGTCTACTACAGTGGGACTCTGAGAGGGAGACGGTGCTGCAGGCTCTAACACAGCTCCTTCAGCTGGACATCCGCTCCCTTTGGAGCCTCTCTTTGGTCGAGGAGGAGTTCATCAG CTGTGTGACATGCTGCTGCTATAAGCTCCTGGAGAACCCAACCATCAGCCACGTGAAGAACAAGCCCACCAGAGACGCCATCATTCACCTGCTGGGGGTGCAGGTCAAGAAATACAACCACCTTCTGG GTGCCAGTGTGAAGGTGATCCAGCTGCTGCAGCACTTTGAGCAGCTGTCGTCAGTGTGTGCCCAGGCGGTGTCTGTGTGGAGCACTGAGTATGGAGTCAAGGCTATTGTAGGAGAGGTCATGAG GGAGATCGGTCAGAAGTCTAGTGAGGAGCTGGCCagagaggggtcaggggtcaaggCCTTCTCCAGCTTCCTGTCTGAACTGGGCACCCTGGTCCCAGACACCATGATCCCCAACATTAGTGTGTTACTCACACACCTGGAGGGCGAG AGCCCTAGTTTGCGTGTGGCAGTGTGTGAAGTGTTGGGAGAGGTTCTGGTCAGGGTCCTGAGTGGAGATGGACTGGATGAGTCTGGCAGAGCTGACAGGGACCGCTTCATGGACACACTGCAGGAGCACCTCCACGACACACACTCCTACGTCAGGGCCCgagtgctgcaggtttacacgcGCATCGTCAACAGCAAG gctctgcccctgaacaggtacaGTGAAGTGATGGGGTTGGCAGTGGGAAGGCTGATGGACAAATCCATCAATGTGGTCAAGAGTGCCATCCAGCTACTGGCTGCCTTCATCGCGCACAACCCCTACAGCTGCAAG TTGAGCAGTGCTGACCTGAAGAAACCCCTGGAGAAGGAGATGGATAAACTCCGAGAGCTTAGAGAGAGACTGCAGGAAAACGCACCTG TGGCAGTGATCAAGGCCTCCGAGCTGTGGGCCGCTATGGAGCCTGAGCTGCTCCTCACCGTCAGAGCGGAGCTGGAGCCCACCAGTGAGGGGGAacagcaggagagggaggaggacgagGTTGGAGAGGAGGACGACAGGGCCACCGCCGTACAGATCGCCCAGTTCCTCCGCGTCAACAAATACCG GAATGCAGTGCGTCTGTGTGTGCTAGCACACAGCCTGTTCCCAGAGTCTGAGATGTTCTCGTCTCTGACCACTCTCACCCCCGAGACTCTCTTGGACACACTGGCCCTGCTCTTCAAAG GTCCTGACCAGGACACCTCTGAGATCAGAGAGGACCTGCCTTCCACCCCccagaaggagagagcaggggatGGGGGGAaggaaggggtggaggagagCGAGCTGAAGAAACAGGAGATGCTGTTGCAGTATCTGAAAGACACTGAGAGCTTTGCCCTGCAGGTGGAGAGAGCCATCGCTGTCAtcaacaccatgctctactggaAGACTACCTCAG TGGTCCAGGAGGCGGTGCAGTTCTGTGTGACAGTATGCGAGTTCAGTGTGGCGAACTCTCTGACTGGCGTGAGGAAGATGCTGCCTCTGGTCTGGTCTACTGACGCTGCCATTAAAGATGCTGTGGTGCAGGCCTACAGACGCCTCTACCTTAACCCCCAGGGAGACAACACCAG ggctAAAGCTCAGACTCTAGTGGACAGTCTGTCTGAACTGATGGTGGATGCCTCTCTGGGGACAATCCAGTGTCTGGAGGAGATA GTCCAGGAGTTttttggtggtggcagcagcctGCAGTCCACGGTGGTGCAGGTTCTGTGGGAGAGGTTCACTGGCAAACGAGAGACCTCCAGCCTGCACAGACGAGCAGCAGTGCTGCTTCTGGGAATGGCTGCACG aGCGGAGAGGGAGGTGGTCCTCAGTAACCTGGACACTCTGTGCTCTGTGGCTCTAGGAGAGAAGTTGACTGAAGACTTCTTACTGGCCAGAGACTCAGTTATCACCATCTGTAACATCACTGACCATGTCAGG CAATGCAAAGGAGCTCCATTCAGACTGCCTCAGGACAACCAGCTCTTTACCTGCCTCACACAAGCCATCGCTGAAG GTGTGGTGATGGCGGACCCTCATTGGCAGAGCTTCATGGAGCAGGCTGTCCGTCTGCTGTACTTCCTGTCCGAGTCCCCAGACCAGCTCTGCTCCCGCCTCCTCCAGCGCTGCTCTCGTCTGCTATTGGACCAGATTGCGGAGGGCGGGGAGATGTTAGCAAACAAGGATGTCAGCCAGTTGCCAGCAAACAAGGATGTCAGCCAGTTGCCGGGTGCATCTCAGGACCCTGAGGAGCAGGGAGAACAAG TTCCTGCGGTGAGCTGCGTGTCCCTGGCCCAGCTGCTGTCTCTGTGTGGCTGCGTGGCGTTCTGGCAGGTGTCCCACCTGGAGCGCAGCGTCAGCACTGAGCtgcggaggaggagaggagagacagaagagagggaggagaaggcgAAGGTACCCTCTCGTAAGGCCAAG CAAGCGGCCAATGACAGTTCTGTGGAGGAAGAACTTGGGTTGATGGGTGCTTCTGCTGAGGACACCGAGGCAGAGCTGATCAGGAAGATCTGTGAGACTGAGCTGCTGGCTG AGGAGAACCTGTTGTGCTCGTTCCTGCCCCTGTTGGTGAGGGTGTGTAGTTCCCCAGGGAGATACTGCCACCCCCAGCTCACCACCGCTGCCTGCCTGGCCCTCTCACAGTACATGATGATCAG TCCGTCAGTGTGTGAGGAGCACATCCGTCTCCTGTTCACGGTGCTGGAGCGCTCCTCTCTGCCAGTCGTCAGGGCCAACGCCATCATCGGCCTGGGAGACCTCACCGTCCGCTTCCCCAACATCCTGGAGCCCTGGacccagaacctctataccag GCTGAGTGACGAGAACCCGGCGGTGAGGCAGACTGCGGTGACTGTTCTGACCCAACTAGTGCTGAAGGATGTGCTCAAGGTCAAAGGTCAGGTCAGCGAGGTGGCTGTGCTGCTCATCGACCCCCAGACACACATCGCCAGCCTCGCACTCAACTTCTTCAACGAGCTCGCCTCCAAG GACAATGCCATCTACAACCTGCTCCCAGACATCATCAGCAGACTGTCAGACCCAGAGAGAGCCATGAACGAGGAAGACTTCCACACCATCATGAA GCAGCTGTTTTCCTACATCACTAAGGAGAGACAGACTGAGTCTCTGGTGGAGAAGCTGTGTCAGCGCTTCAGGACAGCAAA GACTGAGCGTCAGTGGTGTGACCTGgccgtgtctctgtctctgctgtcTATGTGTGAGCGAGGGCTGAAGAGGCTCCAGGAGTGTTGGGAGTGTTACAGTGACAAGCTGACTGAGACAGGAGTctaccagcctctcctctccatcactgCTAAGCTACGCCGAGGAGCCAAGCCACAGCTCAAG GTCCAGGTGGAAGAGTTTGAGAAGCGTCTGACAGCGGTTCACACCCGGGGGCTGGAGAACGTAGAGAGCCCTGAGATGGAGACAAAACGGCCTGAGGGAGCTGGATCCAGCCAGAACACCACTCACACGCCACTACCCAACAAGGGACGGGGTGGCAGGCCCAAGAGAG GTCAAGCCAGGCCCTCTGTATCCAGTTGCCATGACGATAGCTTTGTGACCCCTAAACCAACCCGGAAGTCCTCCAAGAAAGCTGTTATCACCTTCAGCAGtgacgaagaggaggaggaagaag ATGCTGTCATGGCAGAGAGTGAGACACCAAAGGTGACCACACCCATCGCCCGCACCTCTCGACGTGCTCGTCTCCGACACtga